A region of Dermochelys coriacea isolate rDerCor1 chromosome 1, rDerCor1.pri.v4, whole genome shotgun sequence DNA encodes the following proteins:
- the ETFRF1 gene encoding electron transfer flavoprotein regulatory factor 1, whose protein sequence is MANPLRGEVLNLYKNLLYLGREYPKGADYFRSRLKAAFLKNKDVKDPEKIKQLISRGEFVIKEVEALYYLRKYRAMKQRYYEDDNKNK, encoded by the exons ATGGCCAATCCTTTAAGAGGTGAAGTGCTGAATCTTTACAAAAAT ctgctgTACCTTGGAAGGGAATATCCCAAAGGAGCAGACTACTTTAGAAGCCGTTTGAAGGCAGCTTTCCTAAAAAATAAGGATGTGAAAGATCCAGAAAAAATTAAGCAACTAATTAGTCGTGGAGAATTTGTTATAAAAGAGGTAGAGGCCTTATATTATCTCAGAAAATACAGGGCTATGAAACAGCGATACTATGAGGATGACAATAAGAATAAGTGA